A window from Ruminiclostridium josui JCM 17888 encodes these proteins:
- a CDS encoding thioesterase II family protein → MKNTINLFCFPYAGGSSNIYSKLKHFADKNIKVMPVELAGRGKRISEPLFKNMAEVIDDVYNIISSSVDEQPFALFGHSMGSSIVLELAQKILKTKKTEPLHLFISGRCPPVFYKNRKNIHHLPDEEFINEVYELGGTPKEVFENKELRSIFLPILRADYTLIEEYNYIEKDVKLSCDITVFNGKDDKMTSMEGLEKWADYTSGKTEIIQFDGGHFFLLNQMERIMNIINKTLIR, encoded by the coding sequence ATGAAAAATACAATTAATCTGTTTTGCTTTCCATATGCAGGAGGTTCTTCAAACATATATTCTAAGTTGAAACATTTTGCTGACAAAAATATAAAAGTAATGCCTGTGGAACTGGCAGGAAGAGGAAAAAGGATAAGTGAACCATTATTCAAAAATATGGCAGAAGTAATAGATGATGTTTACAATATAATATCATCGTCAGTTGATGAACAGCCCTTTGCTTTATTTGGACATAGTATGGGAAGTTCCATTGTTCTTGAACTGGCACAAAAAATTCTTAAAACCAAAAAAACAGAGCCCCTGCACCTATTTATTTCAGGTAGATGTCCTCCTGTATTTTACAAAAATCGTAAGAATATACATCATTTACCTGATGAAGAATTTATAAATGAGGTTTATGAACTTGGTGGTACACCCAAAGAGGTTTTTGAAAACAAGGAATTGCGTAGTATATTTTTGCCTATACTAAGGGCAGATTATACATTGATAGAAGAATATAATTATATTGAAAAAGATGTAAAATTAAGCTGTGACATAACGGTTTTTAATGGAAAAGATGACAAAATGACCAGTATGGAAGGACTGGAAAAATGGGCAGACTATACATCTGGTAAAACTGAAATTATTCAATTTGATGGCGGGCATTTTTTCCTGCTTAATCAAATGGAGAGAATCATGAATATAATAAATAAAACTTTAATTCGTTAA
- a CDS encoding 4'-phosphopantetheinyl transferase family protein: MIKLYGTKVSACTDNYIDLLKRLISDERKAKMERFLFKEDSIRCLLGEVIARYAICKNLNYKNEVISFKTDSNNKPYFPIASHSVFYNISHSGDWVVCILSDKPCGIDVELIKQTKFDIAKRFFSPSEYENLMSQPEHYRTKYFFMLWTLKESYIKADGRGLSIPLDSFSFNIDSGKISLSTKDTSNLSNYFFSQFEIDDNHIVSVCSEEDCLSDKICLVTVQDILNTL, from the coding sequence TTGATTAAATTATATGGTACGAAAGTTTCTGCGTGTACTGATAATTATATTGATTTATTAAAGCGATTGATTTCTGATGAAAGAAAAGCAAAAATGGAAAGGTTTCTATTTAAGGAGGATTCTATAAGGTGCCTTCTTGGCGAAGTTATAGCCAGATATGCCATATGTAAAAACTTAAACTATAAAAATGAAGTTATTAGTTTCAAAACAGACTCTAATAATAAACCATACTTTCCAATTGCGAGCCATTCTGTTTTTTATAATATATCCCATTCCGGCGATTGGGTTGTCTGTATTCTTTCAGATAAGCCCTGCGGAATAGATGTAGAACTTATAAAACAAACAAAATTCGACATTGCAAAAAGATTTTTTTCACCCAGTGAGTATGAAAATCTTATGAGCCAACCGGAACATTACCGTACCAAATACTTTTTTATGCTGTGGACATTGAAGGAAAGTTATATAAAAGCTGACGGAAGAGGATTATCAATTCCTCTTGATTCGTTTTCTTTTAACATAGATTCAGGCAAGATATCTCTCTCAACAAAAGATACAAGCAATCTTTCAAACTACTTTTTCAGTCAATTTGAAATTGACGATAACCATATCGTTTCCGTTTGTTCTGAGGAAGATTGTCTTTCGGATAAAATATGTCTTGTAACCGTTCAGGAT